In Triticum urartu cultivar G1812 chromosome 6, Tu2.1, whole genome shotgun sequence, the following proteins share a genomic window:
- the LOC125513637 gene encoding uncharacterized protein LOC125513637, with product MLRLRGCILVRLLSSPATSQAPPLHRPLSAAAVSPNPSFVAHDYLVSTCGLTRAQALKASAKLSHLKSPAKPDAVLAFLAGLGLSAADVAALVAKDPLFLCASVEKTLGPVAIELAGLGLSHSEIARLIPLSFVHFRSRSIVSKLRYYLPLLGSSENLFRVLKKGYLAGADIEGTVKPNVALLRQCGLDDCNITKLSLAKGGVLSSKPERVRVMVACAEGLGVPRGSGMFRHALDAVGFLGEEKIAAKVAYLKKTFRWSDAEVSIALRMAPCVLRKSKELLQRRSDFLISEVGLEPSYIAERSIIINYKLEGRMKPRYYVVKFLMENGLLKCNPGYYYTAFKVREKVFVEKFISPHTEVAPHLAEDYATACEGVVPARFRFT from the coding sequence atgctcCGCCTCCGTGGCTGCATCCTCGTGCGGCTCCTCTCTTCTCCCGCCACCTCTCAGGCCCCCCCTCTCCACCGCCCCCTCTCCGCGGCCGCCGTTTCCCCAAACCCTAGCTTCGTCGCCCACGACTACCTCGTCTCCACCTGCGGCCTCACCCGAGCCCAGGCACTCAAGGCCTCCGCCAAGCTCTCCCACCTAAAGTCCCCCGCCAAGCCCGACGCCGTCCTCGCCTTCCTCGCCGGCCTCGGCCTCTCCGCCGCCGATGTCGCCGCCCTCGTCGCCAAGGACCCGCTGTTCCTCTGCGCCAGCGTGGAGAAAACCCTGGGCCCCGTCGCAATTGAGCTCGCCGGCCTCGGCCTGTCGCATTCCGAGATCGCGCGCCTCATCCCGCTCTCCTTCGTCCACTTCCGCTCCAGGTCCATTGTTTCCAAGCTGCGGTACTACCTGCCCCTCTTAGGCTCCTCGGAGAACCTCTTCCGGGTGCTCAAGAAAGGCTACCTCGCCGGTGCTGACATCGAGGGGACGGTCAAGCCCAACGTTGCGCTCTTACGACAGTGCGGGCTAGATGATTGCAATATCACCAAGCTGTCCCTCGCTAAGGGCGGAGTCCTGAGCAGCAAGCCAGAGCGCGTCCGGGTGATGGTGGCATGCGCCGAAGGCCTTGGCGTACCTCGTGGCTCGGGGATGTTCAGGCACGCGTTGGATGCCGTCGGATTCCTCGGTGAGGAGAAGATCGCCGCCAAAGTGGCCTACTTGAAGAAGACGTTCAGGTGGTCAGACGCTGAGGTGAGCATTGCTCTGCGTATGGCTCCGTGTGTGCTGAGGAAGTCAAAGGAATTACTGCAGCGCAGGTCTGATTTCCTCATCTCTGAGGTGGGGTTGGAACCGTCCTACATTGCTGAACGGTCAATAATTATCAATTACAAGCTGGAGGGCCGGATGAAACCCAGGTACTACGTTGTAAAGTTTCTCATGGAAAATGGATTGCTCAAGTGCAACCCAGGCTACTACTATACCGCTTTCAAGGTGAGAGAGAAGGTATTCGTGGAGAAGTTCATTTCCCCTCACACGGAAGTTGCGCCGCACCTCGCTGAAGACTATGCAACAGCTTGTGAAGGGGTAGTGCCGGCTAGATTCAGATTTACATGA